One Candidatus Aquicultor sp. genomic window, ACTGAATATCGTGCTTGGCTTGCCGGCGCTCTGCTTCGCTTATGTTAAGGCGGACGAAGCCTTGGCCGAAATCTTCTTCAATTTTCAAATACTGATCGCCTGTTAGGTTAGCTACAAAACTTAGTAGAGAGCTGTTTTCGATGTTTGCCATATCACAACCTAGCGTTAGTAGTGCATTTCTACCCATATTGTGCTGGGTAAACGGCAATTTGTCAAATATTAGTATTTATAATGCGTTAGTTATCGCAAAAAAGATGTTAGATACGCTGGCAGCGGCACAAGCGTACGACCAGCTAGCGGCCCAAATTGGGGTGCGATAAAGAGGATATTTGCTTTAAGAATTTCGTTGAATCCTGCGGTAGGGTTGAAAGCTCGTGGTAAATAGTATAGGAATTGATGCGGACGCGGCAAGTAGGATATAAAAAGAGGGCTCTTTAGAGCCCTCTTTGTCTTAGTTATAGTTGCGCGTTCACTTATTTTGCGTACTCGACCGCTCTGTGCTCGCGAATCACAATTACCTTAATCTGGCCCGGATACTCGAGTTCGGCTTCGATCTGCTTTGCTATGTTACGCGCAAGCATTGCCGCTGCCGGATCGTCGATATCCTCCGGCTTGACCATGATGCGCAGCTCGCGACCTGCCTGCATTGCATAGCACTTTTCAACGCCTTGATACGATTCGGCTATGCGCTCGAGGTTTTCAAGGCGTTTAACATAGCTCTCAAGCGTTTCACGACGTGCACCCGGTCGTGCGCCGGATATCGCGTCGGCAGCCTGAACGAGTACCGCCTCAACCGTGTTTGGTTCGGCATCGCCGTGGTGTGCTTCGACCGCGTGAACGACCTTCGCGTGCTCGTGGAGCCGCTTTGCCAGCTCTGCGCCGATTACGGCGTGCGGGCCTTCAACCTCATGGTCGATTGCCTTGCCGATGTCGTGCAAGAGACCTGCCCTGCGCGCCAGCTTAATATCTGCGCCAAGTTCCGCGGCCATCATGCCGGCGAGGTGTGCGACCTCAACGGAGTGCTGGAGCACGTTCTGGCCGTAACTGGTGCGATACTTGAGGCGGCCGAGCACTCTGACTAGCTCCGGATGGAGCCCGTGGATGTCGGTATCGAACGTGGCCTGCTCGCCAACCTCGCGGATGTGAGCCTCCACTTCTTCCTTTGCTTTCTCGTACATCTGCTCGATGCGCGCCGGGTGGATACGGCCGTCGACGATCAGGCGCTCGAGTGTAAGCCGTGCGATTTCTCGCCGTACCGGATCGAAACTCGAAAGAATAACGGCCTCCGGTGTATCGTCGATAATCAAATTGATACCGGTGAGATTCTCAAAAGCCCTGATGTTGCGGCCTTCCCTACCGATAATTCTGCCCTTCATCTCATCAGATGGAAGCGGCACAACCGAAACCGTGGTTTCGGCGACGTGGTCGGCCGCACAGCGCTGGATTGCCAGCGAGATAACGTTGCGGGCTTTCTTGTCTGCTTCGTCTTTTGCTTTAAGCTCGATGTCGCGAATCATCATCGCGACCTCATGACGGGTCTCATCCTCTACCCTCTTCAAGAGCAGCTGGCGAGCCTCCTCTGCGGTAAGCCCCGCGATTTGCTCGAGGAGCTTTAACTCGCGGTCATAGATCTCTGAGAGCTCGTTCTCGACGCGTGAGACTTCCTTCTCACGGTCGGCTATACCGCGCTCCCTTTTGTCGAGGTTGTTCCCTCTATTATCGAGCGATTCCTCTTTTTGGCCTAAGCGCCGTTCCATGCGTTGAGCTTCATTCCGCCGTTCACGCATCTCACGCTCAGCTTCTGAGCGCAGTGAGTGAATTTCATCCTTAGCATTAAGTAGAGCTTCTTTTTTTCTGGTTTCCGCTTCTTTTTTTGCTTCAGATATGATGCTTTTTGCAGCTTCTTCGGCGGAGGCAATTTTCGATTCTGCGGACATCCTGCGAATAATGTAGCCTGCGGCGTAACCTATACCTGCCGCTACGATGGCTACGATGACGTATATAATCGATGACATTTTTTCTTTGCCCCCTTCTTACAAAATCACTTCTCGTGAAATAAAAAAACCGAGCATTACGCCCGGCAAAAACCCTTTGCTTAGATACCTAAGGTATAGTTAAACCTGCTAGACCAGCTGAACCAATAGGCTAAACCCATATTGGTTGCAACCAAGCGTCATGGCTGACTATCGCCTTCAATATGCAAATATCGCATATAGCCAGTTCAACCATAGTATCTATCTTCAGTTGTTTTACAATCTATCTAATCAATATTAGTTGCAAAACTAGTCAAGTCTCAGCAAAGCATTTCTGCCTAATCACGTTTATGTTCAGCTTCTATACTAAAGGTATGCAATTTTTGTGTCAAGAAATATCAAGGCCATGAGCAGGACGAACCATTTACGTTGCTCAAGTATAACTGCAGCTCAGAACATCTATAATGGTACTACATGCTTACTTTGGAGGCTGTCGAATTACTAATAATTCTCTAGGGTTACCGTACAGCGATGCCGGAAAGTGGTTTAAAGCATCTAACGCGGGTTTTATTCATCGTTATTATCGTCTTGCTGCTCACGCAGAACAGTTTTGGATACGTCATACGCGACGGAGGAGCTGTAACCGCGCCTGAGAAGAAACTGGCTGAGACGGCGAAACACTACATCGGCCGGCAGGTTGCGGTATGAGGTAAGCTTCGATTGTGCAAGCTTAAGCGCCCGGTCGTATTCGTCCTCGGGCGTGGAGAGTTCTTCGAGCTTTTCCGTAATGAGCTCATCGGCAACGCCTTTTTGCCGCAGTTCTTGCTTGATGCGGCGCGGCCCGTATAATTTGGCGCCCAGGCGGCTTTTCATCCAGTTTTGCGCAAAATCGTCATCGTCGAGGTATCCAAGGCGTTTTAGCTCATTGACGGCTTCATCAGCTAATTCAGGCGAGAAACCCGCCTTTACAAGGCGGCTAATAACCTCATGGATGCTTCGCCCGCGGTAGGATAAAAGAAGAACGGCGCGATTTATCGCACGCCGTTTCTCTAGCGAATGATTTATCGCATCAAGCTCGGCTCTTGCTAGCTTTTGACCAACATAGAGCCCGAGCTCAGCGATAATCTCCGTATCATAGCCTCGCCAGAACTTTCCATCGATAAAGATAGATGTTCGCCAGGCACGTTTTTCTTGTGGTTCAAGCGCGGTAATAGTATAAATTCGACCGTTAGTATAGCTATTATTGCAGGCGTTCTCGTCATGCGTTTGGTCATCGCAAGCGCCAAAAACGCTATCGTATTTTATGTTACCATCACCGTTTATATCATCATGCATTGTTTACGACTCGACGAGCTCGGCCTTCGCCCCCGATTTCTTCTCCGAAGCCTTTTCCGTTGCCTCTTCCTTCGCTACCTCCACGGGGTTAATAATCCCAAGCTTCTCTTTTACCTTGGTCTCGATCACTGTTGCCAGCTCGCTGTTGTTGGCGAGTGTTTGCTTTGCCGCCTCACGCCCTTGCCCGAGACGTTCTTCGTTGTAGGTGTACCAGGAACCGCTCTTTTGCACGATGCCGTTCTCCGCCGCCAAATCGAGGATGCTCCCCTCTTTTGAGATACCATAGCCAAACATGATATCAAATTCGGCTTGCTTGAACGGAGGAGCTATTTTATTCTTAACGACTTTTGCGCGAACCCTGTTACCGACCACATCTGTACCCTGCTTGATCGAGTCGATCCTGCGCACGTCGATACGAACCGATGAATAGAATTTAAGCGCTCTACCACCCGGTGTTGTTTCAGGGCTACCAAACATAACGCCGATTTTCTCGCGCAGCTGATTGATAAAGATCGCTGTCGTTTGTGATTTACTTATTGTCCCGGAGAGCTTTCTGAGAGCTTGGCTCATCAAGCGTGCTTGCAGGCCCATATGTGAGTCGCCCATTTCACCTTCGATTTCCGCCCGTGGCACCAGTGCTGCGACGGAGTCGACGACGATAACGTCGATTGCCCCGGAGTGGATCAGCATATCGGCTATCTCTAACGCCTGCTCACCGAAATCCGGCTGGGATATGAGCAGTTCTTCGGTATCTACGCCAAGCCTTTTGGCGTATACCGGATCGAGCGCATGCTCGGCATCAATAAACGCCGCCACACCCCCGGTTTTCTGAACCTCGGCGATAATATGGAGCGCCAGGGTGGTTTTACCCGATGACTCGGGGCCGTAGATCTCAACGACCCTACCCCGCGGTACACCGCCAAGCCCAAGCGCAATATCGAGCGCCAGTGCGCCGGTTGGGATGATTGAAACATCCATCCGTGCCGGGTGCTCGCCAAGCCTCATTAACGATCCCTTGCCGTACTTCCTGTCTATTTGTTCTTTTGTTAATTCAAGTACTTTATCTCGATCCATGTTCCCTCCTAGGTGCCTACCAGCGTAAATATAGCAGAAGGCTTATATAATAGAATATACGAACATACGTTTGCTGTCAAGTTACATCGCGTTTTTAAAGCTTATTTTTTATGGGCTCGCATATCGATCATACAAGTATGTGTATAGAAGCACAAGAGCGTTATTAGAGGGCACATGAAACGGCACGCAACACATTGGCGTAAACCTGTGGTATCGCGGCGGTTCTTGGCTTCTACGGGTTAAGGTTAAAATGTTCAAGCGGCGCGTACTCGGCCCCGGACGGCATAAGCCGGCTTTCAAAGAGCGTGATGCTGTTAACGTTAACGATACGACCCTGGCAAACATTAGGGTCAACCGCAGAAATCGCATTTTCAACGGATGACGGTATTTTGATGCGGGCGAGCGTTATATGAGGCGAGAACCCCCTCTTCTCTTTCTCATAGCCCAAATTAATCAACTCGTTATCTATGGATTTACTTATCGCGACAAGCTCAGGCGTTCCGTGTGTCACGCCAAGCCAAAGTACGCGCGCTTTCCTCTGATTGGGGAATGCTCCAAGTTGACCGAGCGAGAAATAGAACTTCCGGTATTCAGCGACGGCTCGCCTAAGCGACAGCGCCACATCATCGATTTTTGCATCAGGGGTTTCACCTAAGAATTTTAGGGTCAGATGCAGGTTTTCGTACGGCACCCATTTTGCACTTTCAACGCGGCTGTTTAGTGATTCCGATACATCATTAAGCAAACGTTTGATCTGAACCGGGAGCTCTATGCCAATAAAAAGACGTGCTGTCAGGATATATCTCCTCCGTTTATATAATGGCCTTAAGGATATGCCTGCGTACCATGTCGAGCGCCATACTCGCACTCTTTTGCCTGACAATATCCCTCGACCCATAAAATACGAACCTACTACTGTAGTTTATACCCATATCCGAGAGACCGATATACACCAAGCCCACAGGTTTACCAGGTGCCTCGCCGCCGGGGCCCGCGATACCGGTGACGGAGACCCCAATGTCGGCGCCGAAACGCTTGCGGGCTCCTTGTGCCATGGCAAGCGCTGTTTCTTCGCTGACGGCGCCATACTCGCACAGCGTGTCATCGGATACGCCAACGAGCGCTTCCTTTGCTTCGTTACTATAGGATACGATGCCCCCTAGGAAATAATTGGAACTTCCAGGTATATCGGTTATTCTCTTTGAAATTAAACCTCCGGTACAGGATTCCGCGACCGCAATGGTCAGGTTGTTTCGCTGTAACAGGTCGCCAACTATACTCTCAAGTGTTTCGCCGTCTACCGCGAAAACCTGTTCACCAAGCCGCTCACGGAATCGCCGTTCGGCCGCGTGCGCGTTTGCTTCGGCGGTTTGCTTATCATTCGCATGTGCGACCAGCTGCAATTGGATTTCTCCCGGTGAAGCTATTATGCCGACCGTCACGTTAGGTAGAGCGTTGATGATATCATTGATCGTTTCTTGAAGTGTGCCTTCGCTGGTTGCCGAGGTCTTAAGAATCAAGACCTTATAATACGCTTGCCCTCTAAAATGCCGGCTTAGTGTGGGGATTACCGCCCGCTCGATCATATCTTCCATTTCTCTGGGAACACCCGGCAGCGCCATGATGAGCTTTGAATTATGTTCAAAGATGATGCCGGGGGCGCTTCCGATGGTCGGTATGATCGGCTCGGCGCCGGCCGGTAGGTAGGCCTGTCGAAACGTGACCTCCGGCAGACCGGCAGAGCGCTCTCCAAAGCGATCTTTTATCAGCGTTTCAAGCTCGAGTTTAAATTCTAGCTCGCACCCTATTGCATCACAAATCGCTTCGCGTGTTATATCATCCGAGGTTGGGCCGAGGCCGCCGGTTAAAATAACCGCATCGACGTCGGCTAGCGAATCATTAATCGCATCGGCGATAAGGGTGCGGTCATCCGGAACGCTTTTCTGCTGCGCGCATGAGAAGCCTTCCTCGCCGAGCCGTCGTGCTATAAACGGCGCATTAGTATTTATCGATAGGCCAAGCGTTAGTTCCGAGCCTACCGTGATAATGTGGTATTGCATTGTATCGCCCCTGGCATTACTGGGTTGGTTTTACGAGCACGTCTCTGGCTTTAATGAAGTAATCGATCCCGGATAAAATCGTCAGGATGAGGGCGATGGCCATAAGAAACCAGCCCAGGGATTTCCCCAACAAAGTATACGGCATATTTAGTATTATAACAATAATTGAGACGATCTGGGAGATCGTTTTTATCTTGCCCCATATGCTGGCGGCGATGACTTTATGTTCCGACATCGCTATCACCCGCAAACCCGACACTGCGAATTCTCGCGCTATGATGATAACGGCGACCCATGCCGACAGCTGTTTGATTTGCACGAGCGATATAAGTGCTGCCGATACCAGCAGTTTGTCGGCAAGCGGGTCCATGAGTTGGCCGAAAACCGTAACTTGCGATTGGGCGCGAGCGATATAACCGTCAACCGTATCGGTTAAAGCCGCTATAAGAAAGATCGCAGCCGCAATATATGAACCGAGCGGTTGTAAGCCGGATAGAAGAAACGCCATAAACACAGGTACAAAGAGTACGCGTGCAATCGTAATTTTATTTGCTAACCCCACCCAGCGGCCTCCCGTGAAAGTCACAACCGTCAAATTCGCTTATTTCAACTGTAACTATGCTGCCCG contains:
- a CDS encoding RecX family transcriptional regulator; the encoded protein is MHDDINGDGNIKYDSVFGACDDQTHDENACNNSYTNGRIYTITALEPQEKRAWRTSIFIDGKFWRGYDTEIIAELGLYVGQKLARAELDAINHSLEKRRAINRAVLLLSYRGRSIHEVISRLVKAGFSPELADEAVNELKRLGYLDDDDFAQNWMKSRLGAKLYGPRRIKQELRQKGVADELITEKLEELSTPEDEYDRALKLAQSKLTSYRNLPADVVFRRLSQFLLRRGYSSSVAYDVSKTVLREQQDDNNDE
- the pgsA gene encoding CDP-diacylglycerol--glycerol-3-phosphate 3-phosphatidyltransferase, which gives rise to MGLANKITIARVLFVPVFMAFLLSGLQPLGSYIAAAIFLIAALTDTVDGYIARAQSQVTVFGQLMDPLADKLLVSAALISLVQIKQLSAWVAVIIIAREFAVSGLRVIAMSEHKVIAASIWGKIKTISQIVSIIVIILNMPYTLLGKSLGWFLMAIALILTILSGIDYFIKARDVLVKPTQ
- the thpR gene encoding RNA 2',3'-cyclic phosphodiesterase codes for the protein MGRGILSGKRVRVWRSTWYAGISLRPLYKRRRYILTARLFIGIELPVQIKRLLNDVSESLNSRVESAKWVPYENLHLTLKFLGETPDAKIDDVALSLRRAVAEYRKFYFSLGQLGAFPNQRKARVLWLGVTHGTPELVAISKSIDNELINLGYEKEKRGFSPHITLARIKIPSSVENAISAVDPNVCQGRIVNVNSITLFESRLMPSGAEYAPLEHFNLNP
- the recA gene encoding recombinase RecA — protein: MDRDKVLELTKEQIDRKYGKGSLMRLGEHPARMDVSIIPTGALALDIALGLGGVPRGRVVEIYGPESSGKTTLALHIIAEVQKTGGVAAFIDAEHALDPVYAKRLGVDTEELLISQPDFGEQALEIADMLIHSGAIDVIVVDSVAALVPRAEIEGEMGDSHMGLQARLMSQALRKLSGTISKSQTTAIFINQLREKIGVMFGSPETTPGGRALKFYSSVRIDVRRIDSIKQGTDVVGNRVRAKVVKNKIAPPFKQAEFDIMFGYGISKEGSILDLAAENGIVQKSGSWYTYNEERLGQGREAAKQTLANNSELATVIETKVKEKLGIINPVEVAKEEATEKASEKKSGAKAELVES
- a CDS encoding competence/damage-inducible protein A, encoding MQYHIITVGSELTLGLSINTNAPFIARRLGEEGFSCAQQKSVPDDRTLIADAINDSLADVDAVILTGGLGPTSDDITREAICDAIGCELEFKLELETLIKDRFGERSAGLPEVTFRQAYLPAGAEPIIPTIGSAPGIIFEHNSKLIMALPGVPREMEDMIERAVIPTLSRHFRGQAYYKVLILKTSATSEGTLQETINDIINALPNVTVGIIASPGEIQLQLVAHANDKQTAEANAHAAERRFRERLGEQVFAVDGETLESIVGDLLQRNNLTIAVAESCTGGLISKRITDIPGSSNYFLGGIVSYSNEAKEALVGVSDDTLCEYGAVSEETALAMAQGARKRFGADIGVSVTGIAGPGGEAPGKPVGLVYIGLSDMGINYSSRFVFYGSRDIVRQKSASMALDMVRRHILKAII
- the rny gene encoding ribonuclease Y, coding for MSSIIYVIVAIVAAGIGYAAGYIIRRMSAESKIASAEEAAKSIISEAKKEAETRKKEALLNAKDEIHSLRSEAEREMRERRNEAQRMERRLGQKEESLDNRGNNLDKRERGIADREKEVSRVENELSEIYDRELKLLEQIAGLTAEEARQLLLKRVEDETRHEVAMMIRDIELKAKDEADKKARNVISLAIQRCAADHVAETTVSVVPLPSDEMKGRIIGREGRNIRAFENLTGINLIIDDTPEAVILSSFDPVRREIARLTLERLIVDGRIHPARIEQMYEKAKEEVEAHIREVGEQATFDTDIHGLHPELVRVLGRLKYRTSYGQNVLQHSVEVAHLAGMMAAELGADIKLARRAGLLHDIGKAIDHEVEGPHAVIGAELAKRLHEHAKVVHAVEAHHGDAEPNTVEAVLVQAADAISGARPGARRETLESYVKRLENLERIAESYQGVEKCYAMQAGRELRIMVKPEDIDDPAAAMLARNIAKQIEAELEYPGQIKVIVIREHRAVEYAK